The Desulfurobacterium atlanticum nucleotide sequence AAATTTTTTAAACTCAAGAGCGTTTAAGGCTGCTTTTCCTTTTGTTGTGTTGTTAAAGAAGCAGTATTTGTTAAGAGAATCTATTTTTTTCACTTTTTCGGCAAAGTTTTTAAGTTCCTCTTCAGTGTAAAGATAGTTGTAAAGTTTTTCTTTTCCATGGAAGCGGAAATAAGCGATATTTTTAGTGGCAAAACCGCCTTTAAACCACTGCAGGTTTTCAGGGAAATCTGCAAATACAACGCAGATGGAATTTTCCGTAAAAAACTCTTTCTCCTTTTCCCATTCTCTGTTTCTAAACTCAAATGCTACTTCTGTATCTTTAAAGGTGTGTTTTATTTTTAAGATAAGCTCTTTGTTCTTTTCATTTGGTGCAAAGGTTTTTGGAAATTGGGCAAGAAAACAGTTTAGC carries:
- a CDS encoding DUF72 domain-containing protein, which produces MKNIIIGTSGFFYKDWKGIFYPEGLPLSSFLDFYSKHFNGLEINASFYRLPTKSSIKVYTKYNLQFVLKLHKSITHSFKLTEETISPFLTAKEILQEKLNCFLAQFPKTFAPNEKNKELILKIKHTFKDTEVAFEFRNREWEKEKEFFTENSICVVFADFPENLQWFKGGFATKNIAYFRFHGKEKLYNYLYTEEELKNFAEKVKKIDSLNKYCFFNNTTKGKAALNALEFKKFFRL